The Shewanella sp. MTB7 genome includes a window with the following:
- the fliE gene encoding flagellar hook-basal body complex protein FliE has product MQIGANSLLQEMKSLSGEIPTGSISTQISQQVRSTSGSDFAALLSQAVGHVGELQANSGELSTRLDMGDTRVSLSDTVIAREKASVAFEATVQVRNKLVEAYKEIMSMPV; this is encoded by the coding sequence ATGCAAATCGGAGCAAACTCTTTACTACAAGAGATGAAGTCACTTAGTGGTGAAATTCCTACAGGTAGTATCAGCACCCAAATTTCACAGCAGGTAAGGAGTACTTCAGGAAGTGATTTTGCTGCGTTGCTATCTCAAGCAGTAGGTCATGTTGGCGAGTTGCAGGCAAATTCAGGTGAGCTTTCCACTAGACTAGATATGGGAGACACTCGGGTTTCACTGTCTGACACCGTTATCGCGCGCGAGAAAGCCAGTGTTGCTTTCGAAGCCACTGTTCAAGTTAGAAATAAACTAGTAGAAGCGTATAAAGAGATCATGAGTATGCCTGTGTAA